In Corylus avellana chromosome ca2, CavTom2PMs-1.0, the following proteins share a genomic window:
- the LOC132169767 gene encoding uncharacterized protein LOC132169767, with protein sequence MSLVSWNCRGLGNPRTVCDLDQMVKEKKPSFLFLMETISNKKRMERLRVKLGFEGLFVVEPVGKSGGLALFWKVAEELEIQNYSRRHINAIVKMSDNEVPWKLTGFYGHPDPTKRMESWSLLSHLKFFAPVPWLCVGDFNEIAHQSEKVGANRRREGQMEAFQAAPEDCNLGDLGFSGPRFTWSNMGQDASFTQERLDRVVGNSGWCNMHKSAGVHVLAARASDHNPIYVSFSGIQPRGLQGRRGFKFEASWIPDEECGAIIREAWDRGDNAGGGKGGQ encoded by the coding sequence ATGAGTCTTGTTagctggaactgccgagggcttgggaaccctcggacaGTTTGCGACCTTGACCAAATGGTTAAGGAAAAGAAGCCCAGCTTTTTGTTTCTAATGGAAACTATTAGCAACAAGAAACGTATGGAAAGGTTAAGAGTGAAGCTTGGTTTCGAAGGGCTGTTTGTGGTGGAGCCGGTGGGGAAGAGTGGCGGATTGGCCCTTTTTTGGAAGGTGGCAGAGGaattagaaattcaaaattactctCGTCGTCATATCAATGCAATAGTTAAGATGTCAGACAATGAAGTGCCTTGGAAGCTTACTGGGTTTTATGGTCATCCCGACCCTACAAAAAGAATGGAATCTTGGTCTCTTCTatcacatttaaaattttttgctCCAGTCCCGTGGCTTTGTGTAGGAGACTTTAACGAGATAGCTCACCAATCCGAGAAAGTTGGGGCGAATCGACGACGTGAAGGGCAAATGGAGGCATTCCAGGCAGCTCCTGAGGATTGCAATTTGGGAGATCTGGGGTTCTCGGGTCCGAGATTTACATGGTCAAATATGGGCCAAGATGCTTCTTTTACGCAAGAACGGTTGGATCGAGTTGTTGGTAATAGTGGGTGGTGTAATATGCACAAGTCGGCGGGGGTACATGTCTTGGCAGCACGAGCTTCGGATCACAACCCAATCTATGTTTCTTTTTCAGGCATACAACCACGGGGTTTACAGGGTAGGAGAGGTTTTAAGTTTGAGGCTAGCTGGATCCCTGATGAAGAATGTGGAGCTATTATTCGTGAGGCTTGGGATAGGGGTGACAACGCGGGTGGGGGGAAGGGGGGGCAATGA
- the LOC132169768 gene encoding uncharacterized protein LOC132169768, whose product MARIFKEKYFPNSSFLDSPVGKKPSYAWRSIWNAKPLLREGLVWRVGDGNSISIWGDRWLPVHSTHAVQSPIRLLEGNAKVEALINNNTRWWNVPLMEAIFNPKEASIICGIPICPSIQVSATGRVLGRDAKSGFVEKIMAVRRPKSGEDVHVAGLTLYAPSADWKLRPCAMHCGHVRQHRMSGMGVLASFIKVLWLSAIPDIVVGLLDRLDADEVDVFACTARQVWLRRNKWVFEGKFSSPVQLLQMASDQVEATKSADQGRQEEGQRVRQRPLVHWRLTPPEFVKCNWDAAIDSAGKRMGVGIVIRNHVG is encoded by the exons ATGGCGAGGATTTTTAAAGAGAAGTATTTCCCTAATAGTTCCTTCTTGGATTCTCCGGTGGGGAAGAAGCCATCTTATGCGTGGCGAAGTATTTGGAATGCCAAGCCCCTTCTACGGGAAGGTCTAGTGTGGCGGGTTGGTGATGGGAATTCCATTTCAATTTGGGGTGACCGATGGCTGCCCGTCCATTCCACTCATGCGGTACAATCCCCTATTCGGCTCCTAGAGGGGAATGCAAAGGTGGAGGCACtcattaataataatactagATGGTGGAACGTTCCTTTGATGGAAGCCATTTTTAATCCCAAGGAGGCAAGTATTATTTGTGGAATTCCGATATGCCCAAGTATCCAG GTCTCGGCAACTGGGAGAGTGCTCGGAAGGGATGCCAAATCGGGTTTTGTGGAGAAGATTATGGCGGTTAGGAGGCCCAAGAGTGGTGAAGATGTTCATGTGGCAGGCTT GACCCTTTATGCCCCATCTGCAGACTGGAAGTTGAGACCGTGTGCCATGCATTGTGGACATGTCCGGCAGCACAGGATGTCTGGCATGGGAGTTTTAGCAAGCTTCATAAAAGTATTATGGCTGAGCGCAATTCCGGATATTGTGGTTGGTTTATTGGATCGTCTGGATGCGGATGAAGTAGACGTATTCGCCTGCACTGCACGACAGGTATGGTTGCGGAGGAATAAGTGGGTGTTTGAAGGGAAATTCTCTTCCCCCGTGCAGCTGCTGCAAATGGCTTCTGACCAAGTTGAGGCAACAAAATCTGCAGACCAGGGCAGGCAAGAGGAAGGTCAGCGGGTTCGCCAACGACCACTGGTACACTGGAGGTTGACACCACCAGAATTTGTGAAGTGCAACTGGGATGCAGCGATTGATTCGGCAGGAAAAAGGATGGGTGTGGGGATTGTGATCAGAAACCATGTTGGTTAG